The Novosphingobium kaempferiae genome includes a window with the following:
- a CDS encoding SRPBCC family protein, whose product MATVNDDAPPTTSKSRETRDAALQTFTETRRDTLLGRTVTINRPRAELYAYWRDFARLPTFMDNVERVDVLSPTRSHWVVKAPGGRTVEWDALVTEEKEGEMIAWASTEDADVPNSGRIEFRDAGDRGTIVTATIVYDPPAGVVGRLIAKMFQREPAIQARRDLRRFKQLMETGEVATSSRTRAQMHEEAA is encoded by the coding sequence AGACGCGCGACGCCGCGTTGCAGACCTTCACAGAAACGCGGCGTGACACCTTGTTGGGTCGGACCGTGACGATCAACCGGCCCCGCGCGGAACTCTACGCCTACTGGCGCGACTTCGCACGGCTGCCCACGTTCATGGACAACGTCGAACGGGTCGACGTGCTGTCGCCGACCCGTTCGCACTGGGTCGTCAAGGCGCCAGGCGGAAGGACGGTCGAATGGGACGCGCTCGTAACCGAGGAGAAGGAGGGCGAAATGATCGCCTGGGCCTCCACCGAAGATGCCGACGTGCCCAACAGCGGCCGCATCGAATTTCGCGACGCAGGCGATCGCGGCACCATCGTCACCGCCACGATCGTCTACGACCCGCCCGCTGGCGTGGTGGGCAGGCTCATCGCAAAGATGTTCCAGCGCGAACCGGCGATCCAGGCGCGGCGCGATCTGCGGCGCTTCAAGCAGCTCATGGAAACCGGCGAAGTCGCCACCTCGTCGCGCACTCGCGCGCAGATGCACGAGGAGGCAGCCTGA
- a CDS encoding zinc-dependent alcohol dehydrogenase — protein sequence MRALTWHGKHDVRVDTVDDPEILNPRDAIIKITSTAICGSDLHLYDGYIPTMKAGDILGHEFMGEVVETGPGSTLVKGQRVVVPFTIACGSCYHCGKHQYSACDNGNPADNQDIGMELYGQPMSGLFGYSHLTGGYAGGQAEYVRVPFSDVGPIVVPEGLDDDEVLFLSDILPTGWQAAENADIEPGDIVAVWGCGPVGLFAVQSAFLMGAARVIAIDHFPRRLELARRFGAETINFEESKTYEALMEMTGGIGPDAVIDAVGLEAHGFFVDNVVDQIKASLMLGTDRIHSIRQAIVACRKGGRVSMPAVYGGIVDKFPLGAFMEKGLTLKTGQTSVQHYMPGLLNAIVEGKIDTTFLISHRMSLEDAPKGYRMFHDNQNEVTKVVLKPGFTETAVAAE from the coding sequence ATGCGCGCGCTCACCTGGCACGGCAAGCATGACGTCCGCGTCGATACGGTCGACGACCCTGAAATCCTGAACCCGCGCGACGCCATCATCAAGATCACCTCGACCGCGATCTGTGGATCTGACCTTCACCTCTACGATGGGTACATCCCCACCATGAAGGCTGGCGACATCCTGGGCCACGAGTTCATGGGCGAAGTCGTCGAGACCGGCCCCGGATCGACGCTGGTCAAGGGGCAGCGCGTCGTCGTGCCTTTCACCATTGCCTGCGGAAGCTGTTATCACTGCGGCAAGCACCAGTACTCCGCCTGCGACAACGGCAACCCGGCCGACAATCAGGACATCGGCATGGAGCTTTACGGTCAGCCGATGTCAGGACTGTTCGGCTACAGCCACCTGACCGGTGGCTATGCCGGGGGCCAGGCGGAATACGTGCGCGTGCCGTTCTCCGACGTCGGCCCGATTGTCGTGCCCGAAGGGCTTGACGACGACGAAGTCCTGTTTTTGTCCGACATCCTCCCCACGGGCTGGCAGGCAGCTGAAAACGCCGACATCGAGCCGGGCGACATTGTTGCGGTGTGGGGCTGCGGCCCGGTCGGTCTGTTCGCGGTGCAATCGGCCTTCCTGATGGGCGCGGCGAGGGTGATCGCCATCGACCACTTCCCCCGCAGGCTGGAACTGGCCCGCAGGTTCGGTGCCGAGACCATCAATTTCGAGGAATCCAAGACTTACGAAGCCCTGATGGAGATGACTGGCGGGATAGGGCCCGATGCGGTGATCGACGCGGTGGGCCTGGAAGCGCATGGCTTCTTCGTCGATAATGTGGTCGATCAGATCAAGGCCTCGCTGATGCTTGGCACGGATCGCATTCATTCGATCCGCCAGGCGATTGTTGCCTGCCGCAAGGGTGGCCGTGTCTCGATGCCCGCCGTCTATGGCGGCATTGTCGACAAGTTCCCGCTCGGCGCCTTCATGGAAAAGGGGCTGACGCTCAAGACCGGGCAAACCAGCGTGCAGCATTACATGCCGGGGCTGCTCAACGCGATCGTCGAGGGGAAGATCGACACGACCTTCCTGATCTCGCACCGGATGAGCCTGGAGGACGCGCCCAAGGGCTACCGGATGTTCCACGACAACCAGAACGAAGTCACCAAGGTCGTACTCAAGCCCGGCTTCACCGAAACCGCCGTCGCGGCAGAATAG
- a CDS encoding SDR family NAD(P)-dependent oxidoreductase — protein MADKFAIVTGASTGIGFELASIAAENGFDLLVVADEGLIEAAAQDFRLHGVSVDAVQADLSTLEGVDTLLAATAGRRIDLLCANAGRGLGHGFLEQDVADWRRVVDTNITGTLYLLQQVVKGMVARDDGKVLITGSIAGFIPGSFQAVYNGTKAFVDSFADALRNEIKEAKGVTVTTLMPGPVETEFFDRADMLDTSVGASESKSDPADVARDGWNALMNGDAHIVSGWKNKIQAAVAHVMPAAVLAEQHRKMAEPTSLSADDNSPRPASNR, from the coding sequence ATGGCTGACAAATTCGCGATCGTCACCGGCGCCTCCACCGGCATCGGCTTTGAACTGGCGAGCATAGCCGCCGAAAACGGCTTCGACCTGCTGGTCGTCGCGGACGAAGGACTTATTGAGGCGGCCGCACAGGACTTTAGGCTGCACGGCGTTTCGGTAGACGCGGTGCAAGCCGACCTGTCGACCCTGGAAGGCGTCGATACCTTGCTGGCCGCCACTGCTGGCCGCCGCATTGATCTTCTCTGCGCCAATGCGGGCCGGGGGCTGGGCCACGGTTTCCTCGAGCAGGATGTCGCCGACTGGCGCCGGGTGGTCGATACCAACATTACCGGCACGCTTTATCTGTTGCAACAGGTGGTAAAGGGAATGGTGGCACGCGACGATGGCAAAGTACTGATTACCGGGTCCATCGCCGGCTTCATTCCGGGCAGCTTTCAGGCGGTCTACAACGGCACCAAGGCTTTCGTGGACAGCTTTGCCGACGCGCTGCGCAACGAGATCAAGGAGGCAAAAGGCGTGACTGTCACGACACTCATGCCCGGACCAGTCGAGACCGAGTTCTTCGATCGCGCCGACATGCTCGACACCAGCGTGGGCGCGTCAGAAAGCAAGAGCGATCCCGCTGACGTCGCGCGCGACGGTTGGAACGCGCTGATGAACGGTGACGCGCACATCGTCTCGGGATGGAAGAACAAGATCCAGGCTGCAGTGGCTCATGTGATGCCAGCCGCAGTCCTTGCCGAACAGCATCGAAAGATGGCCGAGCCAACCTCGCTCAGTGCCGATGATAACAGTCCGCGACCAGCAAGTAATCGGTGA